From one Lycium ferocissimum isolate CSIRO_LF1 chromosome 5, AGI_CSIRO_Lferr_CH_V1, whole genome shotgun sequence genomic stretch:
- the LOC132056657 gene encoding peptidyl-prolyl cis-trans isomerase FKBP53 isoform X1, with protein MAFWGVELKPGRPFVHNFEQERGRLHVSQATLGNGSTNKKCIVQCKVGDKEPIYVCSFLPEKLETCPLNLEFEEDEDVTFSVIGSHSVHLSGFFYGESEDCCGNGSDDYEGAGSDSDDPIEFEYDTEDEDEDGSSDDDFSMYPPSPIPNSGVKIEEILEDEKPTDENGTSKKSKKKKNQSNGTDEGNTDSALLESEDEDGFPISAPRESKTKSVRSKKSDGTEDQDTEEEAINEKARDNVDERKGLKKRVRDDTSKANDQSGDNAKQNKKNKKKKLVDGEELAREDGSKSSAHPAHLEANDGQKSTDEKVTEKKKKKKKNKKNQQDDKAAVTEQDKKNESQEVEENKPSHVRSFGNGLVIEDLAMGKPDGKRASPGKKIGVRYIGKLKKNGKIFDSNIGKRPFEFRLGIGEVIKGWDVGVNGMRIGDKRRITIPPAMGYGTKGAGRDIPPNSWLVFDVELVNVN; from the exons ATGGCGTTCTGGG GAGTTGAATTAAAGCCTGGTAGACCATTCGTTCATAATTTCGAACAAGAGAGAGGAAGACTTCACGTCTCTCAG GCAACATTAGGCAATGGCTCGACAAACAAAAAATGCATAGTTCAATGTAAAGTAGGTGATAAGGAGCCGATTTACGTGTGTTCGTTTCTGCCTGAAAAATTGGAGACATGCCCATTGAATCTTGAGTTTGAGGAGGATGAAGATGTTACCTTCTCAGTTATTGGTTCTCACAGCGTTCATCTCTCTGGTTTCTTTTATGGAGAGAGCGAGGATTGCTGTGGAAATGGATC TGATGATTATGAAGGTGCTGGGAGTGATAGTGATGATCCTATCGAATTTGAGTATGACACGGAGGATGAAGACGAGGATGGCTCATCTGATGATGATTTTAGCATGTACCCACCTTCCCCTATTCCCAACAGTGGAG TGAAAATTGAAGAGATACTGGAGGACGAAAAGCCTACAGATGAAAATGGTACATCCAAAaagtcaaagaagaagaaaaatcagtCAAATGGGACTGATGAGGGTAATACTGACAGTGCTCTGCTGGAGAGTGAAGATGAGGATGGCTTTCCCATATCTGCTCCCCGTGAAAGCAAAACTAAATCAGTGAGATCAAAAAAATCAGATGGAACTGAAGATCAGGATACCGAAGAGGAAGCAATAAATGAGAAGGCAAGAGATAATGTTGATGAGAGGAAAGGCTTAAAAAAGAGAGTTCGTGATGATACTAGCAAAGCCAATGATCAAAG CGGAGACAATGctaagcaaaataaaaagaataagaagaaaaagttaGTGGATGGGGAGGAATTGGCTCGTGAGGATGGTTCGAAGAGCAGTGCCCATCCGGCGCATTTAGAGGCTAATGATGGTCAGAAGTCAACTGATGAGAA GGTTactgagaaaaagaagaaaaagaaaaagaacaagaaaaatcaacAGGATGACAAAGCAGCAGTTACAGAACAAGATAAGAAAAATGAGTCACAGGAGGTAGAGGAGAATAAGCCTTCTCATGTGAGGTCCTTTGGAAATGGATTGGTCATAGAGGATTTGGCTATGGGCAAGCCCGACGGGAAAAGAGCTTCCCCAGGAAAGAAG ATTGGTGTACGTTATATTGGCAAGCTGAAGAAGAATGGCAAAATATTCGATTCCAATATTGGGAAAAGACCTTTTGAATTTCGTTTAG GTATTGGTGAAGTTATAAAGGGCTGGGATGTCGGTGTAAATG GCATGCGCATTGGGGACAAAAGAAGAATTACAATCCCACCAGCCATGGG GTATGGGACTAAAGGTGCTGGTCGTGACATACCACCCAATTCATGGCTGGTATTTGATGTTGAGCTGGTAAACGTTAATTGA
- the LOC132056657 gene encoding peptidyl-prolyl cis-trans isomerase FKBP53 isoform X2, translated as MAFWGVELKPGRPFVHNFEQERGRLHVSQATLGNGSTNKKCIVQCKVGDKEPIYVCSFLPEKLETCPLNLEFEEDEDVTFSVIGSHSVHLSGFFYGESEDCCGNGSDDYEGAGSDSDDPIEFEYDTEDEDEDGSSDDDFSMYPPSPIPNSGVKIEEILEDEKPTDENGTSKKSKKKKNQSNGTDEGNTDSALLESEDEDGFPISAPRESKTKSVRSKKSDGTEDQDTEEEAINEKARDNVDERKGLKKRVRDDTSKANDQRVTEKKKKKKKNKKNQQDDKAAVTEQDKKNESQEVEENKPSHVRSFGNGLVIEDLAMGKPDGKRASPGKKIGVRYIGKLKKNGKIFDSNIGKRPFEFRLGIGEVIKGWDVGVNGMRIGDKRRITIPPAMGYGTKGAGRDIPPNSWLVFDVELVNVN; from the exons ATGGCGTTCTGGG GAGTTGAATTAAAGCCTGGTAGACCATTCGTTCATAATTTCGAACAAGAGAGAGGAAGACTTCACGTCTCTCAG GCAACATTAGGCAATGGCTCGACAAACAAAAAATGCATAGTTCAATGTAAAGTAGGTGATAAGGAGCCGATTTACGTGTGTTCGTTTCTGCCTGAAAAATTGGAGACATGCCCATTGAATCTTGAGTTTGAGGAGGATGAAGATGTTACCTTCTCAGTTATTGGTTCTCACAGCGTTCATCTCTCTGGTTTCTTTTATGGAGAGAGCGAGGATTGCTGTGGAAATGGATC TGATGATTATGAAGGTGCTGGGAGTGATAGTGATGATCCTATCGAATTTGAGTATGACACGGAGGATGAAGACGAGGATGGCTCATCTGATGATGATTTTAGCATGTACCCACCTTCCCCTATTCCCAACAGTGGAG TGAAAATTGAAGAGATACTGGAGGACGAAAAGCCTACAGATGAAAATGGTACATCCAAAaagtcaaagaagaagaaaaatcagtCAAATGGGACTGATGAGGGTAATACTGACAGTGCTCTGCTGGAGAGTGAAGATGAGGATGGCTTTCCCATATCTGCTCCCCGTGAAAGCAAAACTAAATCAGTGAGATCAAAAAAATCAGATGGAACTGAAGATCAGGATACCGAAGAGGAAGCAATAAATGAGAAGGCAAGAGATAATGTTGATGAGAGGAAAGGCTTAAAAAAGAGAGTTCGTGATGATACTAGCAAAGCCAATGATCAAAG GGTTactgagaaaaagaagaaaaagaaaaagaacaagaaaaatcaacAGGATGACAAAGCAGCAGTTACAGAACAAGATAAGAAAAATGAGTCACAGGAGGTAGAGGAGAATAAGCCTTCTCATGTGAGGTCCTTTGGAAATGGATTGGTCATAGAGGATTTGGCTATGGGCAAGCCCGACGGGAAAAGAGCTTCCCCAGGAAAGAAG ATTGGTGTACGTTATATTGGCAAGCTGAAGAAGAATGGCAAAATATTCGATTCCAATATTGGGAAAAGACCTTTTGAATTTCGTTTAG GTATTGGTGAAGTTATAAAGGGCTGGGATGTCGGTGTAAATG GCATGCGCATTGGGGACAAAAGAAGAATTACAATCCCACCAGCCATGGG GTATGGGACTAAAGGTGCTGGTCGTGACATACCACCCAATTCATGGCTGGTATTTGATGTTGAGCTGGTAAACGTTAATTGA